A region from the Beduinella massiliensis genome encodes:
- a CDS encoding sodium-dependent transporter, with protein MNDKRRTAPSESTHANGGFRSGAGFVLACVGSAVGMGNIWMFPYRVGQYGGGAFLIPYVLFVALFGFVGLSAEFAIGRRAKTGTLGAYEYCWNRVGRGKVGYALGWIPLLGSLGIAIGYAIIVGWVVRAFAGSLTGAILTEDAARFFSEATGSFGSVPWHVLVIVLSCGILMLGATKGIERINKVLMPAFFILFALLAVRVAFLPGAAEGYRFLFTPHWEDLLKADTWVMAMGQAFFSLSITGSGMIVYGTYLSKGEDIPAASVRTAVFDTLAAMLAALAIMPAVFAFGIEPNAGPPLMFITLPNIFRQMPMGRLFAALFFLSVAFAGITSLINMFEAVSESWQTRFHLPRRAAVLLCGGIALLVGLFLEAEPDVGRWMDFITIIVVPFGAVLGAVSIYYVLGYREIRRELETGRARPLGRLFGPAARFVYVPLAVVVFILGILYGGIG; from the coding sequence CGGGCAGTACGGCGGCGGCGCATTCCTGATTCCTTACGTGCTGTTCGTGGCGCTGTTCGGCTTCGTCGGGCTCTCGGCGGAGTTCGCGATCGGGCGGCGCGCGAAGACCGGCACGCTCGGCGCGTACGAATACTGCTGGAACCGCGTAGGCCGGGGCAAGGTAGGCTACGCACTGGGCTGGATTCCGCTGCTCGGCTCGCTCGGCATCGCCATCGGCTACGCGATCATCGTCGGCTGGGTGGTGCGCGCGTTCGCGGGTTCGCTCACCGGCGCCATCCTCACCGAGGACGCCGCGCGCTTCTTCAGCGAGGCAACGGGCAGTTTCGGCAGCGTCCCCTGGCACGTGCTGGTGATCGTGCTTTCCTGCGGAATCCTGATGCTGGGGGCCACCAAGGGCATTGAGCGCATCAACAAGGTGCTGATGCCCGCCTTCTTCATCCTGTTCGCCCTTCTCGCCGTGCGCGTCGCTTTCCTGCCGGGCGCCGCAGAGGGCTACCGCTTTCTCTTCACCCCGCACTGGGAGGACCTGCTCAAGGCCGACACCTGGGTCATGGCCATGGGCCAGGCGTTTTTCTCGCTCTCCATCACGGGGTCCGGCATGATCGTCTACGGCACGTACCTTTCCAAAGGCGAGGACATCCCCGCCGCCTCCGTGCGCACCGCCGTGTTCGACACGCTGGCCGCCATGCTCGCGGCGCTCGCGATCATGCCCGCGGTGTTTGCGTTCGGCATCGAGCCGAACGCGGGCCCGCCCCTGATGTTCATCACCCTGCCGAACATCTTCCGTCAGATGCCGATGGGCCGCCTGTTTGCGGCGCTGTTCTTCCTCTCCGTCGCCTTTGCGGGCATCACCAGCCTCATCAACATGTTCGAGGCGGTCTCGGAGTCCTGGCAGACGCGCTTTCACCTGCCCCGCAGGGCGGCCGTGCTGCTGTGCGGCGGCATCGCGCTGCTGGTCGGCCTGTTCCTCGAAGCGGAGCCGGACGTCGGCCGCTGGATGGACTTCATCACCATCATCGTCGTCCCGTTCGGCGCGGTGCTGGGGGCCGTCTCCATCTATTACGTGCTGGGCTATCGCGAAATTCGCCGGGAGCTGGAAACCGGCCGCGCCCGCCCGCTGGGCAGGCTCTTCGGCCCGGCGGCGCGCTTTGTGTACGTGCCGCTCGCGGTCGTCGTCTTCATTCTGGGCATTCTCTACGGCGGAATCGGCTGA
- a CDS encoding YaiI/YqxD family protein, translated as MRILIDADGCPVVSACVACARRFDVPAVILCDEAHAIEREGAETVTVSKGADSVDFHLVNMAQPGDVVVTQDYGLAAMALARRARALNQNGMEYTPENIDGLLLARHTARKIRSGGGRIKGPRKRTRAEDEAFERALERIIREEQKR; from the coding sequence ATGCGCATTCTGATCGACGCGGACGGCTGCCCGGTGGTGAGCGCGTGCGTCGCCTGCGCCAGGCGGTTTGACGTGCCGGCGGTCATCCTCTGCGACGAGGCACACGCGATCGAGCGCGAGGGAGCGGAGACGGTCACCGTTTCCAAAGGCGCGGACAGCGTGGACTTTCATCTGGTAAACATGGCGCAGCCCGGCGACGTCGTGGTCACGCAGGATTACGGGCTCGCGGCCATGGCGCTCGCCCGGCGCGCGCGGGCGCTGAACCAAAACGGCATGGAGTACACGCCGGAAAACATCGACGGCCTGCTGCTCGCCCGCCATACTGCGCGCAAAATCCGCAGCGGCGGCGGGCGGATCAAGGGGCCCCGCAAGCGCACGCGCGCGGAGGATGAGGCGTTTGAACGCGCGCTGGAAAGAATCATCCGGGAAGAACAGAAGCGATAA